From a region of the Halomicrobium mukohataei DSM 12286 genome:
- a CDS encoding RNA-guided endonuclease InsQ/TnpB family protein has translation MEIQRTAVVKLSVPDQRRDDLKRTMNTFRDAAQRFADRGWERDDNGYVITSRSRLQPLVYDDIRDDTGLHSDLTVAAVNHAADALTGCVDKMKAGERTSKPVFTSNTTVYNTSAISYFDGYCSLAAYGSGRVHAAYVYPDDSLQAEYMESSEWTKQGAKLRYDHQTDTYYLHVSVKQEREDSLEEAESRTVLGVDRNVDGYLAVTSTGAFIGNADLLNHKRREYERRRARLQQQGTRSAHLTIQSIGDTFANWSEDFLHQTSKRLVKEAMSRGCSVIVFEDLEQIRERISNASKFQQWAFRELKRQTTYKARAEGIAVESVHPAYTSQRCSHADCGFTHEDNRDSDQFTCQKCGKELHADYNAARNVAHRFIQNRLKSGSGGATHHLALKSGTMNGNGDYSPSTV, from the coding sequence ATGGAGATTCAGCGTACTGCTGTCGTCAAACTTTCCGTCCCCGACCAGCGGCGCGACGACCTGAAACGAACGATGAACACGTTTCGGGACGCTGCACAGCGGTTTGCCGACCGGGGATGGGAAAGAGATGACAATGGGTACGTGATAACGTCGCGCTCTCGACTACAACCGCTCGTCTACGACGACATACGGGACGACACCGGCCTTCACTCAGACTTGACCGTGGCCGCCGTCAACCATGCTGCCGACGCGCTTACCGGCTGTGTAGACAAAATGAAAGCTGGCGAACGAACCTCAAAACCTGTGTTCACGTCGAACACGACCGTCTACAACACCAGTGCAATCAGTTACTTCGACGGATACTGTTCGCTGGCCGCTTACGGAAGTGGGCGTGTTCATGCTGCATACGTCTACCCAGACGACTCGCTCCAGGCCGAATACATGGAGAGTAGCGAGTGGACCAAACAAGGCGCGAAACTCCGATACGACCATCAGACCGATACCTACTACTTGCACGTTTCCGTCAAACAGGAACGCGAAGATTCGTTGGAAGAGGCCGAGAGCCGAACAGTTCTCGGCGTAGACCGGAACGTCGACGGGTATCTTGCTGTCACCAGTACAGGAGCATTCATCGGCAACGCTGACCTACTGAACCACAAGCGCCGCGAGTATGAACGTCGTCGCGCCCGACTACAACAACAGGGGACGCGAAGCGCACACCTCACGATTCAGTCAATCGGTGACACCTTCGCTAACTGGTCCGAGGACTTTCTACACCAAACGTCGAAACGACTGGTGAAAGAAGCCATGTCACGGGGCTGTTCGGTAATCGTGTTCGAGGACTTGGAACAGATACGAGAACGTATCTCGAACGCCTCGAAATTCCAGCAGTGGGCGTTCCGCGAGTTGAAGCGCCAGACGACATACAAAGCCCGTGCCGAAGGAATCGCTGTCGAATCAGTCCATCCGGCCTACACCAGCCAGCGGTGTAGTCACGCCGACTGTGGCTTCACTCACGAGGACAACCGCGACAGCGACCAGTTCACCTGCCAGAAGTGCGGCAAAGAGCTACACGCCGACTACAACGCGGCACGCAACGTTGCACACAGATTCATCCAGAATCGGCTCAAGTCTGGTTCTGGAGGGGCGACCCATCACCTCGCCCTGAAGTCGGGGACAATGAACGGGAACGGCGACTACTCGCCTTCCACAGTATAG
- a CDS encoding TCP-1/cpn60 chaperonin family protein: protein MAGLDSEMERRFDKSTSELRAEADQFKTRARSDPAVVATYLPRLRKLLEAAGYSRDEMMVRDDVQRTILAIADQQPEALSDEYPDLVAAFLDTRETRVLTQRLLHNCAELWAYGVTRQEITDGLDVVEGEIVDQLADIAEQFDDDGRVPGNGATAMALSQRVADFAHSVAGRQQLVVEAASDALFDLVRFHASEKGIDPIDGAVDLRSRYETDSEPFVRGFSDRGTIESMRETEETQTKNYVLRYVVDALVATSLIVSVERDEARMLRIEAVLAERDQ, encoded by the coding sequence ATGGCAGGACTCGACTCGGAGATGGAGCGCCGTTTCGACAAGTCGACATCGGAGTTACGGGCGGAGGCCGACCAGTTCAAGACGCGGGCCCGGTCCGACCCGGCGGTCGTCGCCACGTACCTGCCGCGGCTGCGAAAGCTCCTGGAAGCTGCGGGCTACAGCCGCGACGAGATGATGGTCAGAGACGACGTTCAGCGGACGATACTGGCGATCGCGGACCAGCAGCCAGAGGCACTCTCCGACGAGTATCCCGACCTGGTGGCGGCGTTCCTCGACACGCGCGAGACGAGAGTCCTGACCCAGCGACTCCTGCACAACTGCGCCGAGCTCTGGGCTTACGGCGTGACGCGCCAGGAGATCACCGACGGGCTCGACGTGGTGGAAGGCGAGATCGTCGACCAGCTCGCAGACATCGCGGAGCAGTTCGACGACGACGGCCGGGTGCCGGGCAACGGTGCCACGGCGATGGCGCTCAGCCAGCGGGTGGCCGACTTCGCACACAGCGTCGCGGGCCGCCAGCAACTCGTCGTCGAGGCCGCCTCCGACGCGCTGTTCGACCTCGTCAGATTCCACGCCAGCGAGAAAGGGATCGACCCGATCGACGGGGCCGTCGACCTCCGATCCCGATACGAGACCGACAGCGAGCCGTTCGTACGCGGCTTCTCCGATCGGGGAACGATCGAATCGATGCGGGAGACCGAGGAGACCCAGACGAAGAACTACGTCCTCCGATACGTGGTCGACGCACTGGTCGCCACGTCTCTGATCGTCAGCGTCGAGCGAGACGAGGCCCGAATGCTGCGGATCGAGGCGGTTCTCGCCGAGCGAGATCAGTGA
- a CDS encoding protein kinase domain-containing protein: MTDSEEEETPTLTEMFETVESEAELTGRNLTVLRTVFEREPAGITDLADVLDHPHNELRYSLRVLEEENLIEPTAEGAVTTGDVVGTIEAANAGVEELQSGLRACAAAFGSDEGQSIEATGADALEGERQTKGTADRATAQTEGRQAADSSPGEASSESASTAETESATETESAAENTGETESTAAAEASADTQSSTATNVDTASMVPDVASVQSPAREELAYADFEIEGQLGHGGSGVVHEAQYRVNGETTTVALKVPNFEGTITSSVVESFEQEAETWSLLSPRDHVVGVVDSGTRPKPWIAIEYMDGGTLRERLSEFSIEQAVWTCERIAQGVRHDQTGVLHLDLKPENVLFRRTGEGSWDVPKVADWGLARTLKEHQPTVEGMSPTYAAPEQFDADEFGDPSSKTDIYQLGVLMYEVLTGRPPFEGNGVALMNAILTEEPEPPAAVDDRVPQAVSDAVMKALEKQPAERFSTVERLQSQLRAQR; encoded by the coding sequence ATGACGGATTCCGAGGAGGAGGAGACGCCGACGCTCACGGAGATGTTCGAGACGGTCGAGAGCGAGGCCGAGCTCACCGGGCGGAATCTGACCGTGCTCCGAACCGTCTTCGAACGGGAGCCCGCGGGCATCACCGATCTCGCCGACGTGCTGGACCACCCCCACAACGAGCTCCGATACTCGCTGCGAGTGCTGGAAGAGGAGAACCTCATCGAGCCGACCGCAGAGGGCGCGGTGACGACCGGTGACGTTGTCGGGACGATCGAAGCGGCGAACGCCGGAGTCGAGGAGCTTCAGTCCGGACTCCGGGCGTGTGCAGCCGCCTTCGGCTCGGACGAGGGGCAGTCGATCGAGGCGACGGGAGCGGATGCCCTCGAAGGAGAGAGACAGACGAAAGGGACAGCAGACCGGGCAACAGCACAGACGGAAGGACGGCAGGCGGCCGACTCGTCGCCGGGCGAAGCGAGCAGCGAATCCGCGTCGACGGCCGAGACGGAATCGGCGACCGAGACGGAATCGGCGGCCGAGAACACCGGGGAGACCGAATCGACGGCAGCCGCCGAGGCGTCGGCCGACACGCAGTCGTCGACCGCAACGAACGTCGATACGGCCTCGATGGTGCCCGACGTGGCGAGCGTTCAGAGTCCGGCCCGAGAAGAGCTTGCGTACGCCGACTTCGAGATCGAGGGGCAGCTCGGACACGGGGGCAGCGGCGTCGTCCACGAGGCACAGTACCGCGTCAACGGAGAGACGACGACGGTCGCGCTGAAGGTACCGAACTTCGAGGGAACGATCACGTCGTCGGTGGTAGAGAGCTTCGAGCAGGAGGCGGAGACGTGGTCGCTGCTGTCGCCCCGAGACCACGTCGTCGGCGTCGTCGACAGCGGGACGCGGCCCAAGCCCTGGATCGCGATAGAGTACATGGACGGCGGCACGCTGCGCGAGCGGCTCTCGGAGTTTTCCATCGAGCAGGCCGTCTGGACGTGCGAACGGATCGCGCAGGGAGTCCGCCACGACCAGACCGGCGTCCTCCACCTGGATCTCAAGCCCGAGAACGTCCTGTTTCGCCGGACCGGAGAGGGGAGCTGGGACGTACCGAAGGTCGCCGACTGGGGGCTGGCACGCACGCTCAAGGAACACCAACCGACCGTCGAGGGCATGTCGCCGACCTACGCCGCCCCCGAGCAGTTCGACGCCGACGAGTTCGGCGACCCCAGCAGCAAGACGGACATCTACCAGCTCGGCGTCCTCATGTACGAGGTGCTGACCGGCCGGCCGCCCTTCGAGGGCAACGGCGTCGCGCTGATGAACGCGATCCTCACCGAGGAGCCCGAGCCACCGGCGGCGGTCGACGATCGCGTCCCGCAGGCCGTCAGCGACGCCGTGATGAAGGCGCTGGAAAAGCAGCCAGCGGAGCGGTTCAGCACCGTCGAGCGCCTCCAGTCCCAGCTCCGGGCACAGCGCTAA
- a CDS encoding restriction endonuclease yields MFDSVARAVETLTAEYAAHSAVEPAFDLAEFFEPALDDTEPRETVGQHRKRRFRSTIERGQTLSEQEAVSLPTEAISERLVDVANDQSIEARRRAALLDYCDALFAFGALAFELQERYPSAPVETAVDRLRDAGDAAVADDLSDGLSSIRSAAQELYRTAVVVRRADQLFAALSAVGEPQLGRAEATLGGTLDEAIAERDTDRIDTVAERLNAATDGEWTTDDLLSCSHREFEVLIADLWREGGFDARTTKYVQDYNIDVIAQADGTRELIQAKQYEPGNTVGVRTVQRTAGLLVEFDADSVAVVTSSSFTENARESVERMSEQVRLVDGERLCELLTRSQLVPSL; encoded by the coding sequence ATGTTCGATTCGGTTGCGAGAGCTGTCGAGACCCTGACGGCCGAGTACGCGGCCCACTCTGCCGTCGAGCCCGCCTTCGACCTCGCGGAGTTTTTCGAACCCGCGCTCGACGACACCGAGCCACGCGAGACCGTCGGACAGCACCGCAAACGACGCTTTCGCTCGACGATCGAACGCGGACAGACGTTGTCCGAGCAGGAGGCCGTCTCACTGCCCACCGAGGCGATCAGCGAACGACTCGTCGACGTGGCCAACGACCAGTCGATCGAAGCGCGCCGCCGCGCCGCGCTTCTCGACTACTGTGACGCCCTCTTCGCGTTCGGCGCGCTGGCGTTCGAACTCCAGGAGCGCTATCCCAGTGCGCCGGTCGAGACGGCCGTCGATCGACTCCGCGATGCCGGGGACGCCGCCGTCGCGGACGATCTGAGCGACGGTCTCTCGTCGATCCGGTCGGCCGCCCAGGAGCTGTACCGCACCGCCGTGGTCGTCCGTCGCGCCGATCAGCTGTTCGCCGCGCTGTCGGCCGTCGGCGAACCACAGCTCGGACGCGCCGAGGCCACCCTCGGCGGGACACTGGACGAGGCCATCGCCGAGCGCGACACGGACCGCATCGACACCGTCGCCGAGCGGCTGAACGCCGCCACCGACGGCGAGTGGACCACCGACGATCTGCTGTCCTGTTCACACCGCGAGTTCGAGGTCCTGATCGCGGACCTCTGGCGAGAGGGCGGGTTCGACGCCCGGACCACGAAGTACGTCCAGGACTACAACATCGACGTCATCGCCCAGGCCGATGGCACGCGCGAACTGATCCAGGCCAAACAGTACGAGCCGGGCAACACGGTCGGGGTGCGAACGGTCCAGCGGACCGCCGGACTGCTCGTCGAGTTCGACGCCGACTCCGTCGCCGTCGTCACCAGTTCGAGCTTCACCGAGAACGCCAGAGAGAGCGTCGAGCGGATGAGCGAACAGGTCCGCCTCGTCGACGGTGAGCGGCTCTGTGAGCTGCTGACCCGCTCCCAGCTCGTCCCGTCGCTGTAG
- a CDS encoding serine/threonine protein kinase, translated as MTDPRIPDRSAVASPPRRDLDYRTVDAAKSPLDAGGQALVYEAAVPDDEPPDRIALKEPADPGTLTGDVVETFLEEARTWELVDRREREKHRWADSEHVVGVIDTGERLPWIAMEYMDGGDLAERLDGTDGLALDEALWVGECVCRGIELAHNYGVVHLDVKPSNVLFRTTPGDAWDVPKIADWGLARSLSERTRTMEGLSVTYAAPEQFEPDEFGDPDMLTDVYQVGALVYALLTGRPPYVGNRMSVMHDVVYGDPPAPPSAHRDDASPALDAVVSTALETSKRDRYDAVQIFRQALRAARTDRALPPIVADRLSADDRSPRVDAAESASTDTGSTDAASSDGDSTDADTGDPDEDLTFRERVEQIRAERSEDDGSPADDDTTNTSVADESEELTFRERVEQIRAERSEDGESPTDDDSGDSAEADESELEDLTFRERVEQIREERSEDGESTSDGSSNDSAETDGDTSGDDAGGSGAARTDGWFDPAAFPEGSERDLAAAIAGIESGTAELSLADAIARCDDRSLAAALAAMDAPDH; from the coding sequence ATGACTGATCCTCGGATTCCCGACCGCTCGGCGGTCGCGAGTCCGCCGCGTCGGGACCTCGATTACCGGACGGTCGACGCCGCGAAGTCCCCGCTCGACGCCGGTGGACAGGCGCTCGTCTACGAGGCGGCCGTCCCGGACGACGAGCCGCCGGATCGGATCGCTCTCAAGGAGCCCGCAGACCCCGGAACGCTGACCGGTGACGTGGTCGAGACGTTCCTGGAAGAGGCCCGTACCTGGGAGCTGGTCGACCGCCGCGAGCGCGAGAAGCACCGGTGGGCGGACTCCGAGCACGTCGTCGGCGTGATCGACACCGGCGAGCGCCTGCCCTGGATCGCGATGGAGTACATGGACGGCGGCGACCTCGCCGAGCGCCTCGACGGCACCGACGGGCTGGCACTGGACGAGGCCCTGTGGGTCGGCGAGTGTGTCTGTCGCGGGATCGAACTCGCCCACAACTACGGGGTCGTCCACCTCGACGTCAAACCGTCGAACGTGCTGTTTCGAACCACGCCGGGCGACGCCTGGGACGTGCCGAAGATCGCCGACTGGGGGCTCGCGCGCTCGCTCTCGGAACGCACGCGAACGATGGAGGGGCTCTCGGTCACCTACGCCGCACCCGAACAGTTCGAACCCGACGAGTTCGGCGATCCGGACATGCTGACCGACGTGTACCAGGTCGGAGCACTGGTCTACGCGCTGCTCACCGGTCGCCCGCCCTACGTCGGCAACCGGATGAGCGTCATGCACGATGTCGTGTACGGTGATCCGCCAGCACCGCCGAGCGCGCACCGCGACGACGCGTCTCCGGCACTCGACGCCGTCGTCTCGACCGCCCTCGAAACGAGCAAGCGCGACCGCTACGACGCCGTTCAGATCTTCAGGCAGGCACTCAGGGCGGCCCGGACGGATCGCGCGCTCCCGCCGATCGTCGCCGACCGCCTCTCGGCAGACGACCGCTCGCCCCGTGTCGACGCGGCCGAGAGCGCCTCCACGGACACTGGTTCGACCGACGCTGCCTCCAGCGACGGCGACTCGACAGACGCCGACACCGGCGACCCCGACGAGGACCTGACGTTCAGGGAGCGCGTCGAGCAGATCAGGGCGGAGCGATCCGAGGACGACGGGTCTCCGGCAGACGACGACACGACGAACACCTCTGTGGCGGACGAGTCTGAGGAGCTGACCTTCAGAGAACGCGTCGAGCAGATCAGGGCGGAGCGGTCCGAGGACGGCGAATCTCCGACGGACGACGATTCGGGGGACAGCGCCGAAGCGGACGAGAGCGAGCTGGAAGACCTGACCTTCAGGGAACGCGTCGAGCAGATCAGGGAGGAACGCTCCGAGGACGGCGAGTCTACTTCGGACGGTAGTTCGAACGACAGCGCCGAGACAGACGGGGACACGTCCGGGGACGACGCTGGGGGGAGTGGCGCTGCGCGGACCGACGGCTGGTTCGATCCGGCTGCGTTCCCCGAGGGCAGCGAGCGGGATCTCGCGGCGGCAATCGCCGGGATCGAGTCCGGTACCGCCGAGCTGTCACTCGCCGACGCGATCGCCAGGTGCGACGATCGATCCCTCGCGGCGGCGCTGGCCGCGATGGACGCCCCCGATCACTGA
- a CDS encoding serine/threonine-protein kinase: MTPSDSVPERIPDVPPISVDLSAELDVLSFELADRIATGANGEVYRQSLSDGTAIAVKVPDSSGTITDGRIDRILDEAEDWAEFEANEYVVSLVDYGIDDGQPWIAMEYMDRGHLGDFLDRGGVQSLCHGLWIARCIASGIEEAHYRGTAHRDIKPQNVLFRTVENGWNVPKVGDWGTASTLRSSSETIGEYTPRYAAPEQHARQVETRNQKMVDVFQFGIVLFLLFTGKHPYGRTTKRAGDAEPPHPSEVRPGIPRALEEVIRRCLNPEPEDRYEDIRPVLHRLDEFWDALCG, translated from the coding sequence ATGACGCCGAGTGACTCTGTCCCGGAGCGGATCCCGGACGTGCCGCCGATCTCCGTCGACCTCTCGGCGGAGCTCGACGTGCTGTCGTTCGAGCTCGCAGACAGGATTGCGACGGGAGCCAACGGCGAGGTGTACCGCCAGTCGCTCTCCGATGGCACCGCGATCGCCGTCAAGGTGCCCGATAGCTCGGGGACGATCACCGACGGACGGATCGATCGCATCCTCGACGAAGCGGAGGACTGGGCCGAGTTCGAGGCCAACGAGTACGTCGTCAGCCTCGTCGACTACGGGATCGACGACGGCCAGCCCTGGATCGCCATGGAGTACATGGATCGAGGCCATCTCGGCGACTTCCTCGATCGGGGCGGGGTCCAGTCGCTCTGTCACGGGCTCTGGATCGCTCGGTGTATCGCGAGCGGCATCGAGGAGGCCCACTACCGCGGCACCGCTCACAGGGACATCAAACCACAGAACGTCCTCTTTCGGACCGTCGAGAACGGCTGGAACGTCCCGAAGGTCGGCGACTGGGGGACCGCCAGCACGCTCCGCAGTTCGAGTGAGACGATCGGTGAGTACACGCCGCGCTACGCCGCGCCGGAACAGCACGCCCGGCAGGTCGAGACGCGCAACCAGAAGATGGTCGATGTCTTCCAGTTCGGCATCGTGCTCTTCTTGCTCTTTACCGGGAAGCACCCGTACGGACGGACGACGAAACGGGCCGGCGACGCCGAGCCACCGCACCCCTCGGAGGTCCGCCCCGGCATCCCGCGGGCGCTCGAAGAGGTGATCCGCCGGTGTCTGAATCCGGAGCCCGAGGACCGATACGAGGACATCAGGCCGGTCTTGCACCGTCTCGACGAGTTCTGGGACGCGCTGTGTGGCTAG
- a CDS encoding outer membrane protein assembly factor BamB family protein: MIVDALQRASRLRSKADSERHTVATDEIEELTALLEYRRPTAPASPAESAEAPLDDGDVRAGAALALAAVARDRPDAVVPAVDGLRQCLTDTHPGLRGNAALALAAVAEARPEEIRPAVPGLRTLLSEARTETRATVTPAEYPESIRPLVAELRSLRNDERDTARAAGAIALKNVARAAPGSVVTAVDALLTLLDEEKAATRTAAVEALKNVASERPAAIEPAVDDLQTSLDDDDRRVREAAERTLAMLDGASTESAAVEDAGRTEPNRQHQRTTTMDSAHQPDLDEGEETPSMSLDPSALRHDDVIGRTATTVVHRVRHPGEDGPDGIAVKHPARHGTLTEETIDGFDHEARQWAGLDDHPNVVSVIDWGYDPLPWLRGDASVPWIATEVVDGPDLRAVAEDATVEQSLWTAQRLVDAVWHAHHRGVVHLDLKPSNVLFAPGERWPIPKVADWELSRSLLGQGAAVGISTPGYCAPEQDGQGTTDQRTDQFQLAIVLYELFTGTHPFVDDLAATPQRERIERVLDADHRSPSERRPELPAALDDVFERALARDPADRYEATIDLRRALERIAEEWESTPDDPQSATEPATADRDPTPTTDHSAPEPTSTDRSRPTADDRDWPTLHGSASRSGPRQRAVGPSPPVTERWTFQAGDSIRGGPTVVDDTLYVGSDDAAVYALATESGATRWTYETDDPVQSPATVVDGTVYVGSHDKRVYALDAETGAERWVAETDGMVDAAPAVVDGTVYVGSYDKHVYALDAATGAERWVVETDGKTGAVPTVVDGTVYASCGTGVLAALDADSGERLWRYPTGGPAMSTPAVSDGVLYAGTNDGRVVALDADTGTERWTFDAGGNGRSAPAICGDTVYAGSIDGYVLAIDADSGTERWRYDTAGQINGAPVAADDTLLVGSWDECLYALDAATGDERWHYRTGSLIDGSPAVADGTAYVATHDGVVSALGEE, encoded by the coding sequence ATGATTGTCGATGCACTGCAACGGGCGTCTCGTCTCCGATCCAAAGCCGACTCCGAGCGCCACACCGTCGCTACAGACGAGATCGAGGAACTCACTGCACTGCTGGAGTATCGCCGACCGACGGCTCCAGCGTCGCCCGCGGAATCGGCCGAGGCTCCTCTGGACGACGGGGACGTTCGCGCCGGGGCGGCTCTGGCACTTGCGGCCGTCGCTCGGGACCGACCGGACGCCGTCGTTCCTGCCGTGGATGGTCTCAGACAGTGTCTCACCGACACCCATCCGGGTTTGCGTGGGAACGCCGCTCTCGCACTCGCTGCGGTCGCCGAGGCACGTCCCGAGGAGATCCGACCGGCGGTTCCCGGCCTCCGGACGCTCCTTTCCGAGGCGCGTACCGAGACACGCGCCACCGTGACGCCAGCGGAGTATCCCGAATCGATCCGGCCGCTGGTCGCGGAGCTCCGGTCGCTGCGAAACGACGAGCGTGACACGGCGCGTGCCGCCGGTGCCATCGCGCTCAAAAACGTCGCGAGAGCCGCTCCCGGATCGGTCGTCACCGCCGTCGACGCTCTTCTGACACTCCTCGACGAGGAGAAAGCCGCGACGCGCACCGCGGCCGTCGAGGCGCTGAAAAACGTCGCCAGCGAACGACCGGCTGCGATCGAACCGGCCGTCGACGACCTGCAGACCTCACTCGACGACGACGACCGGCGCGTACGCGAAGCGGCCGAACGGACGCTTGCGATGCTCGACGGTGCGTCCACAGAGAGCGCCGCCGTCGAAGACGCCGGTCGGACCGAGCCGAACCGACAGCACCAACGAACCACGACTATGGACTCTGCTCACCAACCGGATCTCGACGAGGGAGAAGAGACGCCGTCGATGTCGCTCGACCCGTCCGCACTGCGCCACGACGACGTCATCGGCCGCACCGCGACGACGGTCGTGCATCGGGTCCGTCACCCCGGCGAGGACGGGCCGGACGGCATCGCCGTGAAACACCCCGCTCGACACGGGACGCTGACCGAGGAGACCATCGACGGGTTCGATCACGAGGCCCGGCAGTGGGCCGGCCTCGACGACCACCCGAACGTCGTCTCGGTGATCGACTGGGGGTACGACCCGCTCCCCTGGCTCCGCGGCGATGCGTCGGTACCCTGGATCGCCACGGAGGTCGTCGACGGACCGGACCTTCGCGCCGTCGCCGAGGACGCGACGGTCGAGCAGTCGCTCTGGACCGCACAGCGACTCGTCGACGCGGTCTGGCACGCCCACCACCGCGGCGTCGTCCACCTCGACCTGAAGCCGTCGAACGTCCTGTTTGCCCCCGGCGAGCGGTGGCCGATTCCGAAGGTCGCCGACTGGGAGCTCTCCCGCTCGCTGCTGGGCCAGGGGGCCGCCGTCGGCATCTCGACGCCCGGCTACTGTGCGCCCGAACAGGACGGCCAGGGCACGACGGACCAGCGGACCGACCAGTTCCAGCTCGCGATCGTCCTCTACGAGCTGTTCACCGGGACGCATCCGTTCGTCGACGACCTCGCCGCCACCCCACAGCGAGAGCGCATCGAGCGCGTCCTCGACGCCGATCACAGGTCGCCCAGCGAGCGCCGTCCGGAGTTGCCGGCCGCTCTCGACGACGTGTTCGAGCGCGCACTGGCGCGGGACCCGGCCGATCGGTACGAGGCGACGATCGACCTCCGTCGCGCCCTGGAGCGGATCGCCGAGGAGTGGGAGTCGACGCCGGACGACCCGCAGAGCGCGACCGAGCCCGCGACGGCAGACCGCGACCCCACCCCGACGACCGACCACTCCGCGCCGGAACCGACGAGTACGGACCGCTCGCGGCCGACGGCCGACGACCGCGACTGGCCGACCCTCCACGGGAGCGCGTCGCGCTCCGGCCCTCGACAGCGTGCGGTCGGCCCCTCGCCACCCGTCACCGAACGCTGGACGTTCCAGGCGGGCGATTCGATCAGGGGCGGCCCGACCGTCGTCGACGACACGCTGTACGTCGGGAGCGACGATGCGGCCGTCTACGCACTGGCGACGGAGTCCGGTGCGACGCGGTGGACCTACGAGACCGACGATCCGGTCCAGTCGCCGGCGACCGTCGTCGACGGGACGGTGTACGTCGGCAGCCACGACAAGCGCGTGTACGCGCTGGACGCCGAGACCGGAGCCGAGCGGTGGGTGGCCGAAACGGACGGGATGGTCGACGCTGCGCCCGCGGTGGTCGACGGGACGGTGTACGTCGGCAGCTACGACAAGCACGTGTACGCGCTGGACGCCGCGACCGGGGCCGAGCGGTGGGTCGTCGAGACCGACGGCAAGACCGGCGCGGTCCCCACCGTCGTCGACGGGACGGTGTACGCCTCCTGTGGAACCGGCGTCCTCGCCGCGCTGGACGCCGACTCCGGCGAGCGCCTGTGGCGCTACCCCACCGGTGGACCGGCGATGTCGACGCCAGCGGTCTCTGACGGCGTCCTCTACGCGGGCACCAACGACGGGCGCGTCGTGGCACTCGACGCCGACACGGGCACCGAGCGCTGGACGTTCGACGCCGGTGGGAACGGCCGGTCGGCACCGGCGATCTGCGGTGACACCGTGTACGCGGGCAGCATCGACGGCTACGTTCTCGCGATCGACGCGGACAGCGGCACCGAACGCTGGCGCTACGACACGGCGGGACAGATCAACGGTGCGCCGGTCGCCGCCGACGACACGCTCCTGGTCGGGAGCTGGGACGAGTGTCTGTACGCGCTGGACGCCGCGACCGGCGACGAGCGGTGGCACTACCGGACCGGCAGTCTCATCGACGGATCGCCGGCAGTGGCAGACGGGACGGCGTACGTCGCCACGCACGACGGCGTCGTGTCCGCGCTCGGCGAGGAGTGA
- a CDS encoding type II toxin-antitoxin system death-on-curing family toxin encodes MTEGSDPINYLSTDDILAIHELIVESNEDTESGVSSPGDVEYATEDIREGHFGRVPESVDEKAFQLLRLIVANHPFVDGNKRTALMSTRIFYALNGLEFAYDRRIKDILKRVATDETSVEKEVVLSYLDDHTEPLEPEYRTTIELWLSRIADADRIPENIVSDPPEGENHSKPNDYDAESRSEE; translated from the coding sequence ATGACTGAGGGATCAGACCCGATCAACTATCTCTCTACAGACGATATCCTTGCCATCCACGAACTGATCGTCGAGTCGAACGAGGACACGGAGAGTGGTGTCTCTTCGCCCGGCGATGTCGAGTACGCTACCGAAGATATTCGCGAGGGCCACTTCGGTCGCGTTCCCGAATCAGTCGACGAGAAGGCGTTCCAGTTGCTCCGATTGATAGTCGCCAATCATCCGTTCGTCGACGGAAACAAGCGAACAGCACTCATGTCGACCCGTATCTTCTATGCGTTGAACGGACTGGAATTCGCGTACGATCGGCGCATCAAAGACATTCTGAAACGGGTAGCGACAGACGAAACGAGTGTCGAGAAAGAGGTGGTTCTGTCGTATCTCGACGACCACACTGAGCCACTTGAGCCAGAGTACAGAACCACGATCGAACTGTGGCTGTCACGAATTGCCGACGCTGACAGGATTCCAGAAAATATCGTCTCCGATCCGCCTGAGGGTGAGAACCACAGTAAACCGAACGATTATGACGCCGAATCGCGTAGTGAAGAATAA